Proteins encoded within one genomic window of Natator depressus isolate rNatDep1 chromosome 1, rNatDep2.hap1, whole genome shotgun sequence:
- the SSPN gene encoding sarcospan isoform X2 encodes MVMLCVSYQPEEKTCFQFAIKLMYFLLSALSLITCVLAVAFVAHHYSQITQFTCDAVLNSCQCKLDTSDPLSRTFVYHDVSDCTSVTGTFNLYLLLQMVLNLITAIVCLLACFVMWKHRYQVFYVGVRLHSLTGTEIQQQKV; translated from the exons ATGGTGATGCTTTGTGTTTCATATCAGCCTGAGGAGAAGACATGTTTCCAGTTTGCCATAAAG ctGATGTACTTTCTACTGAGCGCCCTGAGTCTGATTACCTGTGTTCTGGCAGTGGCTTTTGTTGCACATCATTATTCACAGATTACACAGTTTACCTGTGATGCCGTCCTCAACTCTTGCCAGTGCAAACTGGACACTTCAGATCCCCTCAGTAGGACCTTCGTTTACCATGATGTATCTGACTGTACCAGTGTCACTGGCACTTTCAATCTGTATCTGCTACTGCAGATGGTTCTTAATCTGATCACAGCCATTGTGTGTTTGTTGGCATGCTTTGTGATGTGGAAACACAGATATCAGGTCTTTTATGTGGGCGTTCGGTTACACTCATTAACTGGTACTGAAATCCAGCAGCAGAAAGTATAG